The following is a genomic window from Gammaproteobacteria bacterium.
GCCGCCGGCGTCCAGGCCTCACCGGCCAGCCAGTGGTTGAAGGTCACCGCCGACCGTTCCAGCCGCGTGATCGTCAACGCGGATCTTTCCGTACCTGGTCATGAGGATATCTTCGTGATCGGTGACACCGCAGCCTGTACGCCAGCGGGCGCTGAAAGGCCGTTGCCGGGTCTTGCGCCTGTGGCCAAACAGGAGGGCGAATTCGTCGGGCGTCTGATCGCCTCGCGCGTGACCGGCAGAAAAGCGCCACGCCCTTTCCATTATCTTGATTTCGGCACCATGGCCACCATCGGCAGGAACAGCGGGATCGCCAGTTTGCGCAGCATGCGCTTCAGCGGGTTCATCGGCTGGCTGCTGTGGGGCGCGGTGCACATTTATTTCTTGATCGATTTCCGCAGCCGGGTCATGGTGGCCCTGAACTGGTTGTGGGCGTATCTCACCTATCAACGCGGCTCCCGGCTCATCACGGGCCTGAACCTGGAAACACAAGGAGAACAACATGGCAACGAATCCCAAAATGGTAAATCTGGCACTGCAGGGTGGAGGGGCGCACGGAGCCTTCGCCTGGGGAGTGCTTGATAAGCTGCTTGAGGACGGCCGCGTCGACATCGAGGGCTTGAGCGCGGCCAGCGCCGGCGCGATGAATGCCTCGGTGTACGCCTTTGGCAAGATGACCGGCGGCACTGATGGCGCGCGCCAGGCCCTGCATGACTTCTGGTCCAGGATCAGCGCGGCGGGCAGTCTCTACAGCCCCGCCAAACGTATGCCCTGGGAATTCTGGAGCATGGGCGGAAACAGCGACAATTCGCTGGGATACTGGCTGTTCGACAGCGTCACCCGCATGTTTTCGCCGTATCAATTGAATCCATTTGACATCAATCCACTCCGTGATGTGCTGACCGCCTCGGTAGATTTCGAAAAACTGGTGATGTGCCAATGCACCAACCTGTTCATCAGCGCGACCAACGTCCGCACCGGCAAGGTGCGTGTATTCAAGAATGAGGAAATGTCCCTGGACGTGGTGATGGCCTCCGCCTGCCTGCCCTATCTGTTCAAGGCCGTGGAGATCGGCGGCGAGCATTATTGGGACGGCGGCTACATGGGCAACCCGGCCCTGTTCCCGCTTTTTTATCACACCGGATCCAAGGACGTGATCATCCTGCATCTCAATCCCATCCACCGCGCGGATATTCCGAAGACCTCGGTGGATATCGCCGATCGCATCAATGAGATCTCGTTCAATTCCTCATTGCTGAAGGAATTGCGCGCGGTCGCTTTTGTCAACAAGCTGATCGACGAAGACTGGGTCAAGGAGGAATACCGTGCACGACTGAAACACGTGCTGGTGCATTCCATACGGGCGGACATGGCGTTGAGTGACCTGAATGTATCCAGCAAATTCAACTGCGACTGGGATTTCCTGACCAGTCTGCGCGACAAGGGCCGCGAGACCGCGGCCGAATGGCTTGATAAAAATTATCAACACCTCGGCAAACAATCCACTGTCGATCTCAGGGCCGAATACCTGGGCCTGCACTCCGGTGGAATCGTGGACGAGCACCATCAAAAGTCACAACCCAATCCGACCAACGGCCGCAAGGCAAAGACACGGTCGGCGCCGGCATCGGAAATAAAACCAACGATCAGGGCCATTTCGTGAGTACCCTGCAGAATTAAAAAAATCACGAACCAACATTCAACCTGGAGCAATCATCATGCGTAACCTCATTAGATCACTTCTGAGCCTCACCCAATCATTGGACTGGCTGGCGCCGCTCATGGTGCGGCTGTTTTTCGGTTATTTCTGGCTGGAAACCGGTTGGGCCAAGCTGCACAACCTTGACGCAGCCACCGCCCGCTTCGTCGACTGGGGGATTCCGTTCCCATCCTTCAACGCACCGTTCTCGGCCGGCGCGGAATTCGTCTTCGGCGGACTGCTTATGGTGGGTTTGCTCACGCGATTCTCCTCAATCGCGCTGCTCATCAACATGGTCGTCGCCATTGCCCTGGTGGTCATCAAGAATGTCGGTAGCTTCGACGACTTCGTCGAGTTGGATGAATTCACTTACATCCTGATTTTCTTCTGGCTTGCGATGGCCGGTCCCGGCAAAGCCAGCCTCGATGCGATATTCGGCCCCCGCTTGGGACTGGTGCCAGCCCGGTAGCACCACGGCCTGGGCACTCTCGGCGGGCTCCTCTCCGAAATCGGAGGACTGACGGGGACGCTAGGGATTCTCAGCCTCCCGGATGAAGGCGGAGGAGTCGCCCAACCCCTTGAATGCAGCCGACCGGCCGAGAGCTGACCGACGGCTGGCTGATAACCTTAGGCCGCATGGAAAAGACCTCGCGGAGTTTCGAAGTAGAAACCGCGGCATTTCCGGCCGTCGATTCCTATCTGGCCGATAGGATCTATGAATTCAATGTCGAGGCGACGCAACTCCCAGACGCCAAAGAGTTCGCCCTCGTAGTCAGAGACAAATCGCAGGAGGTCATTGCAGGAATAAGCGGGCACAGATGGGGCGGAACGTGCCACATCAATCATCTATGGGTCCATCAAGAACATAGAAAGAGTGGCCTCGGCACCGCACTCATAAAAGAAGCGGAAGCAGAAGCGCGAAAGGCCAAATGCAGCCAGGTCCTGCTTTCGAGCCATAGCTTTCAAGCGCCCGGCTTCTATGAAAAGATGGGTTATCACTTGGTGGCGGTAATCACGGACTATCCCAACGGGCATTCGAATCAGCACTTCATGAAGATCCTTTATACCTCCGATGCCGCCTGACGGCGCGTTAAATCAGCCGATGTTTTCGAACCCCGGATAAAGGGTCATGCCGCCATCGACGTAGAGCGTGGTGCCGGTGACATAGTCGGCCTCATCGGAGACCAGCCATACCGCGGCCCTGGCGACATCAATGGTGGCGCCGAGACGGCCATAAGGAATCAGTTGCAGCAACTCCGCTTCCTTTTCCGGCGTGGGCAACGCGCCGCTGCCCGGCGTTTTGACTGCGCCCGGAGAAATGCTGTTGACACGGATCTTGTGTGGCGCCAGTTCCTGGGCCAACGTCTTCATCATCATTTGAACGCCACCCTTGGAGGCGGCGAAGCACGCGTGGCCCGGCCATGGAATGACATCATGCACGGAGGATAAACATAGAATTTTGCCGGCCGAACGGGATAACTCCGGTATCACGCCCTGCTTGATGTACTCGCGCGCTGCCATGCGTGCACATAGAAACTGACCGGTCAGGTTGACGCGCAGGATCTGATCCCAATCCTGCAGGGTCATGTCCACCAGCGCGGCCTTCTTCTGCAATTCAGTGCCGTTCACGAGGATATCGATGCCGCCGTACGATTCCAGCACCTGACCGAACAGGGTCTGCAGCTGATGCTCCTGGCTGACATCGGCCTGGACGGCGATGGCCTCGCCGCCGTCATCCTTGATTTTTTTGACCAGATATTGCGCTTCTTCCGGCCCGCGCTCGTAATTGATCACCACTCGGGCGCCGGCAGCGGCCAGGGCTTCGGCGATGGCGGCACCGATGCCAAAGTTGGCGCCCGTCACCAAGGCTCGCTGGCCGACCAGCACCCTAGATGGGGCCGATCCTGCCTTCATGCATACCGACAAATTCATCTCACGTCTCCCCGGGCATGTAGCTTCCTGGGGCAACATTCAGGCGCCGGAAAGTGGTCACCCGATTGCCCTTCCACGCACTCAAAACGTCCTGTGATCGCTCTTTGGCCGTACCCTGAGGGGCCGTGGAGATGAGGAGGTTATATTTGTCGGCGCGAATGCGGCCGGTAAAAAGCGCCAGAGACTGGTTCCGTTGCATCGGAATAACTTGGTCTGCCGGTTTCATGAGGTTCCCTTTCTTGGCTAGGAATAATGGGTTGCTGCACCCGTCACCCTGATATTGCAGGCGGCATGCCAATAGGATTTACGTTAATTTAATCCATATATTTCATAAGGTTAATTGAAATCAAGCGGAAGTAAGCGGCTGTGGTCAGCCACAGGATTTCGTGGAACCTCAGGATTTCGTGGAACGACGAACCTAAAGAAGCCCCGGATTTAGGGCCCTCTGAACCTCAACCGCCCGCACCCGGGCGCTTTATTGCCAGCTTTTGCATGCGATACCGCAGCGTACTCGGCTCCAGCCCCAGTATGGTCGCCGCGCCACGCTTGCCTTCAATGACCCAGTCCGATTGCTGCAGGATCTGGCGTATGTGGGCCTCCTCAATCTGCTCCAGCGTGCGCATATCCGTTGCTGTGGCAACTGCCGTCGTGCCTGCCGGCGGCGTCAGGGATTCCTGTATGACCAGCCGTTCACCCGCACCCAGGATCGCCGCGCGCTCGATGATGTTCTGCAGCTCACGGATGTTGCCGGGCCAGTGATACCGCCGCAGGCGGTTCAGGGATTCCGCATCCACGCCCTTGAAGGATTTGCCAAGCTTGCGCGTGCATTTCTCCAGGAAATGACCGGCCAGCAGGGCGATGTCCTCCACCCGCTCGCGCAGCGGCGGCAGTTGCAGGGGAAATACGTTGAGACGGTAATACAGGTCGGAGCGGAAGGTGCCGGCCTCCACCATGTCGGCCAGGTTGCGGTTGGTGGCGGCGATGATGCGCACGTCCACCCGGATGGTGCGGGTGCCACCCACCCGTTCGAATTCCTGTTCCTGCAAGACGCGCAGCAGCTTGGCCTGGGCCGGCGCCGATAATTCCCCCACTTCGTCCAGAAACAGGGTGCCACCGTCGGCCACTTCAAAACGCCCCTTGCGCTGCGCCGTGGCCCCGGTAAACGCCCCCTTCTCGTGCCCGAAGAGCTCGCTTTCAATCAATTCGGAGGGCAGCGCCGCGCAGTTCATTTTGACGAAGAGTTTGTCCTTGCGGCTGCTGAGATTGTGCAGGGCATGGGCGATGAGTTCCTTGCCGGTGCCGGTCTCGCCGTTGATCAAAACGGTGGCGTCCACCTGCGCCACGTTGCGCACGGCGGCAAACAGTTCCTTCATGGCAGGCGCCTCCCCCACCATGTCCTCGAATTTGTGCTCGCCGTGGATCTCGGACTGCAAATAGATGTTCTGTTGCTGCAGGCGGCTGAGTTCGGCCTGCGTCTTCATGCGCTCGTTGACGTCGCGCAGGATGATGGTGTACAGCGGCTGGCCGCCGGCTTCGAGCGGCGAAATGCTGGCCTCGATGGGAAATTCCTCGCGATTGGCCCGCACCGCCGTGAGACCAGCCGGCGTCCACAGCTGCTGACGCACCTTTTCGTCCCG
Proteins encoded in this region:
- a CDS encoding patatin-like phospholipase family protein, with product MATNPKMVNLALQGGGAHGAFAWGVLDKLLEDGRVDIEGLSAASAGAMNASVYAFGKMTGGTDGARQALHDFWSRISAAGSLYSPAKRMPWEFWSMGGNSDNSLGYWLFDSVTRMFSPYQLNPFDINPLRDVLTASVDFEKLVMCQCTNLFISATNVRTGKVRVFKNEEMSLDVVMASACLPYLFKAVEIGGEHYWDGGYMGNPALFPLFYHTGSKDVIILHLNPIHRADIPKTSVDIADRINEISFNSSLLKELRAVAFVNKLIDEDWVKEEYRARLKHVLVHSIRADMALSDLNVSSKFNCDWDFLTSLRDKGRETAAEWLDKNYQHLGKQSTVDLRAEYLGLHSGGIVDEHHQKSQPNPTNGRKAKTRSAPASEIKPTIRAIS
- a CDS encoding DoxX family protein yields the protein MRNLIRSLLSLTQSLDWLAPLMVRLFFGYFWLETGWAKLHNLDAATARFVDWGIPFPSFNAPFSAGAEFVFGGLLMVGLLTRFSSIALLINMVVAIALVVIKNVGSFDDFVELDEFTYILIFFWLAMAGPGKASLDAIFGPRLGLVPAR
- a CDS encoding GNAT family N-acetyltransferase, with amino-acid sequence MQPTGRELTDGWLITLGRMEKTSRSFEVETAAFPAVDSYLADRIYEFNVEATQLPDAKEFALVVRDKSQEVIAGISGHRWGGTCHINHLWVHQEHRKSGLGTALIKEAEAEARKAKCSQVLLSSHSFQAPGFYEKMGYHLVAVITDYPNGHSNQHFMKILYTSDAA
- a CDS encoding glucose 1-dehydrogenase, which gives rise to MNLSVCMKAGSAPSRVLVGQRALVTGANFGIGAAIAEALAAAGARVVINYERGPEEAQYLVKKIKDDGGEAIAVQADVSQEHQLQTLFGQVLESYGGIDILVNGTELQKKAALVDMTLQDWDQILRVNLTGQFLCARMAAREYIKQGVIPELSRSAGKILCLSSVHDVIPWPGHACFAASKGGVQMMMKTLAQELAPHKIRVNSISPGAVKTPGSGALPTPEKEAELLQLIPYGRLGATIDVARAAVWLVSDEADYVTGTTLYVDGGMTLYPGFENIG
- a CDS encoding sigma 54-interacting transcriptional regulator; this encodes MNEAVNHYNDTAGILRLIAETTAHTTGEEFLRELVRSVSQALNVRIAFVAEFIESGTVARILAWWDGENSHNPGQYALAGTPCEAVLDGEIHCFPDQVGKLFPRDQALEEMKLRSFLAIPLLSSAREVMGHLAIFDDKPMKAEPRDIDMFKIFGARACAELQRKRFEDALKQSEEKLSRILASAMDAIIAIDHDRRIVLFNQAAERIFTCSAGWALGQPFDRFLSRPFRGLLEDYFRDEKVRQQLWTPAGLTAVRANREEFPIEASISPLEAGGQPLYTIILRDVNERMKTQAELSRLQQQNIYLQSEIHGEHKFEDMVGEAPAMKELFAAVRNVAQVDATVLINGETGTGKELIAHALHNLSSRKDKLFVKMNCAALPSELIESELFGHEKGAFTGATAQRKGRFEVADGGTLFLDEVGELSAPAQAKLLRVLQEQEFERVGGTRTIRVDVRIIAATNRNLADMVEAGTFRSDLYYRLNVFPLQLPPLRERVEDIALLAGHFLEKCTRKLGKSFKGVDAESLNRLRRYHWPGNIRELQNIIERAAILGAGERLVIQESLTPPAGTTAVATATDMRTLEQIEEAHIRQILQQSDWVIEGKRGAATILGLEPSTLRYRMQKLAIKRPGAGG